A genome region from Microbacterium terricola includes the following:
- a CDS encoding heavy-metal-associated domain-containing protein, with protein sequence MTANEYQVTGMSCGHCEAAVRREVGQLPGIETVEVSATDGRLVVTAAGALDDAAVIAAVDEAGYAAVRA encoded by the coding sequence ATGACCGCGAACGAGTACCAGGTGACCGGCATGAGCTGTGGGCACTGCGAGGCCGCGGTGCGCCGCGAGGTCGGACAGCTCCCCGGCATCGAGACCGTCGAGGTCAGCGCGACGGACGGACGCCTCGTCGTCACCGCCGCCGGCGCGCTGGATGACGCCGCCGTCATCGCGGCGGTCGACGAGGCGGGCTACGCCGCCGTCCGCGCCTGA
- a CDS encoding metal-sensitive transcriptional regulator: MTDTTTHAHHGYITDRDKYLNRLKRIEGQARGIRGMVEDEKYCIDILTQISAMTSALEAVALGLLDDHLRHCVLDAARAGGDEAEAKISEATQAIARLVR, encoded by the coding sequence ATGACCGACACGACCACTCACGCGCACCACGGCTACATCACCGATCGCGACAAGTACCTCAACCGGCTCAAGCGCATCGAGGGCCAGGCGAGGGGCATCCGCGGCATGGTCGAGGACGAGAAGTACTGCATCGACATCCTCACGCAGATCAGCGCGATGACCTCCGCGCTCGAGGCCGTCGCCCTGGGTCTCCTCGACGACCACCTGCGGCACTGCGTGCTGGATGCCGCTCGCGCCGGCGGCGACGAGGCGGAGGCGAAGATCAGCGAGGCGACCCAGGCGATCGCGCGGCTGGTGCGCTGA
- a CDS encoding heavy metal translocating P-type ATPase, with product MSAPTATRIDLEIGGMTCASCAARIEKRLDRIDGVTASVNYATEKAVVTGPAGLDPGLLIAEIEKTGYTAQVPVAEEPVEDRELTGLRRRLIGAIVLSVPVIVLAMVPALQFTYWQWVSLALATPVVVWGAWPFHRAAAVNLRHGAATMDTLISIGVSAAYLWSLVALFFGHAGMPGMTHGFEWTVSPGDGLGNVYFEVAAGVTMFVLAGRYFEVRSKRRAGHALHALLRLGAKDVAVLRPLREENRRSEDARHADSPRFADSPHKTGESARAEMRIPIAELRVGDEFIVRPGEKIATDGVVVDGSSAVDASLVTGESMPVEVTPGDAVIGATVNAGGRLVVRATRVGADTQLAQIARMVEQAQSGKADVQRLADRIAGVFVPIVLVIAAVTLVAWLLTGADPAMAFTAAVAVLIIACPCALGLATPTALLVGTGRGAQLGILITGPEVLESTRRVDTVVLDKTGTVTTGRMELAGVTATDGDTAALLRLAGAVEDASEHPIAQAIARAAGKAGPLPAVESFQSTPGQGVVGTVEGHAVLVGTERLLAAWSQHPSPALLTTAADAARSGRTAVFVAVDGEVRGVLTVADGVKPTSGEAIARLRGLGLDPVLLTGDREEVARQVAAEVGIDRVVAGVLPADKVAVIRQLQDDGRIVAMVGDGVNDAAALAQADLGIAMGTGADAAIQASDITLVRGDLRGAADAIRLSRATLGTIKVNLFWAFAYNVAAIPLAALGLLNPMIAGAAMAFSSVFVVGNSLRLRRFRPLSEEHS from the coding sequence ATGTCAGCACCGACCGCCACCCGCATCGATCTCGAGATCGGCGGGATGACCTGCGCCTCCTGCGCCGCGCGCATCGAGAAGCGGCTCGATCGCATCGACGGGGTCACGGCATCCGTCAACTATGCGACCGAGAAGGCGGTCGTCACCGGCCCGGCCGGCCTCGACCCCGGCCTGCTCATCGCCGAGATCGAGAAGACGGGGTACACCGCCCAGGTGCCGGTGGCTGAGGAGCCGGTCGAGGACCGCGAGCTCACCGGTCTGCGCCGTCGCCTGATCGGGGCGATCGTGCTGAGTGTGCCGGTGATAGTCCTCGCGATGGTGCCCGCGCTGCAGTTCACCTACTGGCAGTGGGTCTCGCTCGCCCTGGCGACGCCGGTGGTCGTGTGGGGCGCCTGGCCGTTCCACCGCGCCGCGGCCGTCAATCTGCGCCACGGCGCCGCGACGATGGACACCCTGATCTCGATCGGCGTCTCGGCCGCGTACCTGTGGTCGCTCGTGGCCCTGTTCTTCGGCCACGCCGGCATGCCCGGGATGACGCACGGCTTCGAATGGACGGTGTCACCGGGCGACGGGCTCGGCAACGTGTACTTCGAGGTCGCGGCGGGCGTGACCATGTTCGTGCTGGCCGGGCGCTACTTCGAGGTCCGCTCGAAGCGCCGCGCCGGGCACGCGCTGCACGCGCTGCTGCGCCTCGGTGCGAAGGATGTCGCCGTGCTCCGCCCGCTTCGCGAGGAGAATCGGCGTTCTGAGGACGCGCGGCACGCAGATTCTCCTCGATTCGCCGATTCTCCTCACAAGACCGGCGAGAGCGCGCGGGCCGAGATGCGGATCCCGATCGCCGAGCTCCGCGTCGGCGACGAGTTCATCGTTCGCCCGGGCGAGAAGATCGCCACCGACGGCGTCGTCGTCGACGGCTCGTCCGCGGTCGACGCATCCCTCGTCACGGGCGAGTCGATGCCGGTCGAGGTCACCCCCGGCGATGCGGTGATCGGCGCGACCGTGAATGCCGGCGGTCGCCTCGTCGTGCGCGCGACGCGGGTCGGCGCCGACACCCAGCTGGCCCAGATCGCGCGGATGGTGGAGCAGGCCCAGTCGGGCAAGGCCGACGTGCAGCGACTCGCCGACCGCATCGCGGGCGTCTTCGTGCCGATCGTGCTCGTCATCGCCGCCGTGACCCTGGTGGCCTGGCTCCTCACCGGCGCCGACCCCGCCATGGCCTTCACCGCCGCAGTGGCCGTGCTCATCATCGCGTGCCCGTGCGCGCTGGGCCTCGCCACCCCGACCGCGCTCCTCGTCGGCACCGGCCGCGGCGCGCAGCTCGGCATCCTCATCACCGGCCCGGAGGTGCTCGAGTCCACCCGCCGGGTCGACACCGTCGTGCTCGACAAGACCGGCACCGTCACCACCGGCCGCATGGAGCTCGCCGGCGTGACCGCCACGGACGGTGACACCGCCGCACTGCTGCGTCTGGCCGGTGCGGTCGAGGATGCCTCCGAGCACCCGATCGCCCAGGCCATCGCGCGCGCCGCGGGCAAGGCCGGTCCGCTGCCCGCGGTCGAGTCGTTCCAGAGCACGCCCGGCCAGGGCGTCGTGGGCACCGTCGAGGGGCACGCGGTGCTCGTCGGCACGGAGCGCCTGCTCGCGGCGTGGTCGCAGCATCCGTCCCCTGCTCTGCTCACGACCGCTGCCGACGCCGCCCGTTCCGGCCGCACCGCCGTCTTCGTCGCCGTCGACGGAGAGGTGCGCGGCGTGCTCACCGTCGCCGACGGGGTCAAGCCCACGAGCGGCGAGGCGATCGCCCGGCTGCGCGGGCTGGGCCTCGATCCGGTTCTGCTGACCGGCGACCGCGAAGAGGTGGCCCGGCAGGTCGCGGCCGAGGTCGGGATCGACCGGGTCGTCGCGGGCGTGCTGCCGGCGGACAAGGTCGCCGTCATCCGGCAGCTGCAGGACGACGGCCGGATCGTCGCGATGGTCGGCGACGGTGTCAATGACGCCGCCGCCCTCGCGCAGGCCGACCTGGGCATCGCGATGGGCACGGGAGCGGATGCTGCCATCCAGGCATCCGACATCACTCTCGTCCGCGGCGACCTCCGTGGCGCGGCCGACGCGATCCGCCTCTCGCGCGCGACGCTCGGCACGATCAAGGTCAACCTGTTCTGGGCCTTCGCCTACAACGTCGCCGCGATCCCCCTCGCCGCTCTCGGCCTGCTCAATCCCATGATCGCCGGCGCGGCGATGGCCTTCTCGTCGGTGTTCGTCGTGGGCAACAGCCTGCGGCTGCGCCGCTTCCGTCCCCTGTCCGAGGAGCACTCATGA
- a CDS encoding class I SAM-dependent methyltransferase — translation MDMSELTALLTPDGLRLLDEVGPIASTDEVARTVSRLRAAGHSPDLVSAVVGQARLREKAKAKFGGFAERMLFTRAGLEQSTRLSVAARHAGRFRDAGIGSVADLGCGIGGDALGFAALGLRVHAVDADPVTAALAAYNLAPFGDAVTVSGGTAEEWVEATASALPVEALWLDPARRTSGHSETARTRPEDWSPSLDWVFELIGRVPAGVKLGPGLDRALIPDGVEAQWVSADGSTIELVLWSGALARPGVGRAALVTRGEQTWELTGAADAEDEPVRALGEFLHEPDGAVIRARLIGDVARSLDAGMLDEHIAYLTSDAALTSPFVQSFRVREVLPAKPKALSAALRAADIGTLEIKKRGVDIDPAAFRRQLHLRGSQSATLFLTRVGSSRLAVLADRV, via the coding sequence ATGGACATGTCCGAGCTCACCGCGCTCCTCACCCCCGACGGGCTGCGGCTGCTCGACGAGGTCGGCCCGATCGCCTCGACCGACGAGGTGGCGCGGACGGTCTCGCGGCTGCGTGCGGCCGGTCACTCCCCCGACCTCGTGTCGGCCGTCGTGGGGCAGGCACGGCTGCGCGAGAAGGCGAAGGCGAAGTTCGGCGGCTTCGCCGAGCGGATGCTGTTCACCCGCGCCGGCCTGGAGCAGTCCACCCGCCTGTCGGTGGCGGCACGACACGCCGGACGGTTCCGCGATGCGGGGATCGGCTCTGTGGCCGACCTCGGCTGCGGCATCGGCGGCGACGCGCTCGGGTTCGCCGCGCTCGGGCTGCGGGTGCACGCGGTCGACGCCGACCCGGTGACCGCGGCCCTGGCCGCCTACAACCTCGCGCCGTTCGGCGATGCGGTGACCGTCAGCGGAGGGACCGCCGAGGAGTGGGTGGAGGCGACAGCATCCGCTCTCCCGGTCGAGGCGCTGTGGCTCGACCCGGCCCGTCGCACCTCGGGACACAGCGAGACGGCGCGCACGCGGCCGGAGGACTGGTCGCCGTCGCTGGACTGGGTGTTCGAGCTGATCGGCCGCGTCCCGGCCGGGGTGAAGCTCGGGCCGGGGCTCGACCGCGCGCTGATCCCTGACGGGGTCGAGGCGCAGTGGGTGAGCGCCGACGGCTCGACGATCGAGCTGGTCCTCTGGTCGGGCGCGCTCGCGCGACCGGGCGTGGGACGCGCAGCGCTGGTGACCCGGGGTGAGCAGACGTGGGAGCTGACCGGGGCGGCCGATGCGGAGGACGAGCCGGTGCGGGCGCTCGGGGAGTTCCTGCACGAGCCGGACGGCGCGGTGATCCGGGCGCGCCTGATCGGCGACGTCGCACGGTCGCTGGATGCGGGCATGCTCGACGAGCACATCGCGTACCTCACCTCGGATGCTGCGCTGACGAGCCCGTTCGTGCAGTCGTTCCGGGTGCGCGAGGTCCTGCCCGCGAAGCCGAAGGCGCTCAGCGCGGCCTTGCGCGCCGCCGACATCGGCACCCTCGAGATCAAGAAGCGCGGCGTCGACATCGACCCGGCCGCGTTCCGTCGGCAGCTGCATCTGCGCGGCTCGCAGTCGGCGACCCTGTTCCTCACACGAGTGGGCTCGTCACGCCTGGCAGTGCTCGCCGACCGCGTGTAG
- a CDS encoding ABC transporter substrate-binding protein — MSVLTRSRTAKVLGGIALVGASALVLAGCSGTSTPTETDDASAFEFPIDCDAAEPASYTPTYESTSEGPGTDLTYKIGTALPVTGNLAFLGPPEIGGTEFAASVVNAADKGITVDLIQGDSGDTDNKAYETEIPRLLGEGATAVIGAASSGTSLQFIDQVIAADAIQFSPANTSAAFTGYEDNGLYWRTAPSDVLQGEVLGNLIAGDGNETLGLIVLNDSYGTGLACFTKKAFEAAGGEVVAASLYNTGDTNFSSQVEDVLAADPDAIALVTFEEVKTIIPELIGAEYPADKLYFVDGNLANFGDEFDEGTLAGAKGTYPAVDPAAISDYRDDLQAFWTGEGNEELADFTYAPESYDAVILLALAALEAGSTAGPDVAAHLQQVSGGTGDGTKCTTFEECADIIIDGGVADYDGVSGPVTFNEVGDPTEATIGVFQYGDDNNYEFLNLG, encoded by the coding sequence ATGAGCGTTCTGACACGTTCGCGCACCGCGAAGGTCCTCGGCGGCATCGCCCTGGTCGGCGCGAGCGCACTCGTCCTGGCCGGCTGTTCCGGTACGAGCACCCCCACCGAGACGGACGACGCCAGCGCGTTCGAGTTCCCGATCGACTGCGACGCGGCTGAGCCCGCGTCGTACACGCCGACCTACGAGTCGACGTCGGAGGGACCGGGCACCGACCTCACCTACAAGATCGGCACCGCGCTGCCCGTCACGGGCAACCTGGCCTTCCTCGGCCCGCCCGAGATCGGCGGCACCGAGTTCGCCGCCTCCGTCGTCAACGCGGCGGACAAGGGCATCACCGTCGACCTCATCCAGGGCGACTCGGGCGACACCGACAACAAGGCGTACGAGACCGAGATCCCCCGCCTCCTGGGCGAGGGTGCGACCGCCGTCATCGGCGCCGCCTCCTCGGGCACGTCGCTGCAGTTCATCGACCAGGTCATCGCGGCCGACGCGATCCAGTTCTCGCCGGCCAACACCTCGGCTGCCTTCACGGGCTACGAGGACAACGGCCTCTACTGGCGCACCGCTCCGTCGGACGTCCTGCAGGGTGAAGTCCTGGGCAACCTCATCGCCGGAGACGGCAACGAGACCCTCGGCCTGATCGTCCTCAACGACTCCTACGGCACCGGCCTCGCCTGCTTCACCAAGAAGGCGTTCGAGGCTGCCGGCGGCGAGGTCGTCGCGGCGTCGCTGTACAACACCGGTGACACGAACTTCTCGTCGCAGGTCGAGGATGTCCTCGCGGCCGACCCGGACGCGATCGCACTGGTCACGTTCGAAGAGGTCAAGACGATCATCCCCGAGCTGATCGGCGCGGAGTACCCGGCCGACAAGCTGTACTTCGTGGACGGCAACCTGGCCAACTTCGGCGACGAGTTCGACGAGGGCACGCTGGCGGGCGCCAAGGGCACCTACCCGGCTGTCGACCCGGCTGCGATCTCGGACTACCGTGACGACCTGCAGGCGTTCTGGACGGGCGAGGGCAACGAGGAGCTGGCGGACTTCACGTACGCTCCCGAGTCGTACGACGCCGTGATCCTGCTCGCCCTCGCTGCTCTCGAGGCGGGCTCCACGGCCGGCCCCGACGTCGCAGCGCACCTCCAGCAGGTGTCGGGCGGTACCGGTGACGGCACGAAGTGCACGACGTTCGAGGAGTGCGCCGACATCATCATCGATGGTGGCGTCGCGGACT
- the groES gene encoding co-chaperone GroES produces the protein MSVSIKPLEDRIVIKQVEAEQTTSSGLVIPDTAKEKPQEGEVVAVGPGRIDDNGNRVPLDVAVGDRVIYSKYGGTEVKFGADEFLVLSARDVLAVVVR, from the coding sequence GTGTCGGTTTCCATCAAGCCGCTCGAGGACCGCATCGTCATCAAGCAGGTCGAGGCCGAGCAGACCACGTCCAGCGGTCTGGTCATCCCCGACACCGCCAAGGAGAAGCCCCAGGAGGGCGAGGTCGTGGCCGTGGGTCCCGGTCGCATCGACGACAACGGCAACCGCGTGCCGCTCGACGTCGCTGTGGGCGACCGCGTGATCTACAGCAAGTACGGCGGCACCGAGGTCAAGTTCGGTGCAGACGAGTTCCTCGTGCTCTCGGCTCGCGACGTCCTGGCGGTCGTCGTCCGCTGA
- the rimI gene encoding ribosomal protein S18-alanine N-acetyltransferase yields MTVRTATPDDLDAIMALERASFPTDAWSDAMMRAELASPHGRYVVDEEAGRMLGYGGVRAVSGAADADIQTIAIAEHARGRGRGRTLLRELLATARDRGARDLFLEVRADNPVAQALYASEGFAEIGRRPRYYQPDDIDAVIMQLDLVAWAAARTSMGSVAGSGAAADAGACT; encoded by the coding sequence GTGACGGTGCGCACGGCCACGCCGGACGATCTCGACGCCATCATGGCGCTCGAGCGCGCGTCGTTCCCGACCGATGCCTGGTCGGACGCGATGATGCGCGCCGAGCTCGCCTCGCCGCATGGGCGGTACGTCGTCGACGAGGAGGCGGGACGCATGCTCGGATACGGCGGAGTCCGCGCGGTCTCGGGAGCTGCCGACGCCGACATCCAGACGATCGCGATCGCCGAGCACGCGAGAGGCAGGGGTCGCGGGCGGACCCTGCTTCGCGAGCTGCTCGCGACCGCGCGCGACCGCGGAGCGCGCGACCTGTTCCTGGAGGTGCGGGCCGACAACCCGGTCGCGCAGGCGCTGTACGCCTCGGAGGGCTTCGCCGAGATCGGCCGGCGCCCCCGCTACTACCAGCCGGACGACATCGACGCGGTCATCATGCAGCTCGACCTGGTCGCGTGGGCGGCCGCGCGCACGTCGATGGGCTCCGTGGCCGGGAGCGGCGCCGCGGCGGATGCGGGGGCATGCACATGA
- the tsaD gene encoding tRNA (adenosine(37)-N6)-threonylcarbamoyltransferase complex transferase subunit TsaD: MSAHEPLVLGIETSCDETGIGIVRGRTLLSNTIASSMDEHSRYGGVVPEVAARAHLEALQPSIEAALAEAGSALDLDGPLALTDLDAIAVTSGPGLAGALMVGVGAAKALAVSLDKPLYAVNHLVGHIAADILDAEAGPLEYPTVALLVSGGHTSLLLVRDLTTDVELLGETMDDAAGEAFDKVARILGLPYPGGPEIDRAAVGADPTAIRFPRGLSRASDMEKHRYDFSFSGLKTAVARWIEQQPLRQAQEPDVEWTVPVGEVAASFREAVVDVLVTKALDACARHDVPRLLLGGGVIANRRLREVAIERAAAAGVTVRIPPLSLCTDNGAMIAALASELIMSGRRPSTLAFGADSTLPVTEIQIAEADAGAAA, encoded by the coding sequence ATGAGCGCGCACGAACCCCTGGTGCTGGGCATCGAGACCAGCTGCGACGAGACCGGCATCGGCATCGTCCGCGGCCGCACGCTGCTCAGCAACACCATCGCGAGCAGCATGGACGAGCACTCCCGCTACGGCGGAGTCGTCCCCGAGGTGGCCGCGCGCGCCCACCTCGAGGCGCTGCAGCCCAGCATCGAGGCGGCGCTCGCCGAGGCCGGATCCGCGCTCGACCTGGACGGCCCCCTCGCGCTGACCGACCTCGACGCGATCGCGGTCACCAGCGGCCCGGGCCTCGCCGGAGCGCTGATGGTCGGCGTCGGCGCCGCGAAGGCACTGGCCGTCTCGCTCGACAAGCCGCTCTACGCGGTCAACCACCTGGTCGGCCACATCGCCGCCGACATCCTCGACGCCGAGGCCGGTCCGCTCGAGTACCCGACGGTGGCGCTGCTGGTCAGCGGCGGGCACACCTCGCTCCTGCTCGTGCGCGACCTCACCACCGACGTCGAGCTGCTCGGCGAGACCATGGACGACGCCGCCGGCGAGGCGTTCGACAAGGTGGCGCGCATCCTCGGGCTGCCGTATCCGGGCGGGCCCGAGATCGACCGTGCGGCGGTCGGCGCCGACCCGACCGCCATCCGGTTCCCGCGGGGGCTGTCCCGGGCATCCGACATGGAGAAGCACCGCTACGACTTCTCGTTCTCGGGGCTGAAGACCGCCGTGGCGCGGTGGATAGAGCAGCAGCCCCTTCGACAGGCTCAGGAACCGGATGTCGAGTGGACCGTGCCCGTCGGGGAGGTCGCCGCATCCTTCCGAGAAGCGGTCGTCGACGTGCTGGTCACCAAGGCGCTCGACGCCTGCGCGCGCCACGACGTGCCCCGACTGCTGCTGGGCGGGGGTGTCATCGCCAATCGCCGCCTGCGCGAGGTGGCGATCGAGCGCGCCGCGGCGGCGGGGGTGACAGTGCGGATCCCGCCGCTGTCGCTGTGCACCGACAACGGCGCGATGATCGCCGCGCTGGCCTCGGAGCTGATCATGTCGGGCCGCCGACCCTCGACCCTCGCGTTCGGAGCGGATTCGACGCTGCCGGTCACGGAGATCCAGATCGCGGAGGCGGATGCGGGGGCCGCGGCATGA
- the rarD gene encoding EamA family transporter RarD, which yields MKQTDPSQQHVLGGVYAFIAYFLWGFMPLYFLLLAPTGPWEVVAWRVLLSLVFCAILLTVTRTWGALVAIMRQPRLMLLTAVAGILIYVNWQVFLIGTLTGHVIETSLGYFINPIVTVLLGVIVLRERMRVTQWVAIGIAALAVGVIVVGYGAFPWIALSLAASFGLYGLVKKQIGPSVDAVSGLTLETLWLSPVAAVQLALVAATTGITMGSAGIGHAVLLCLAGVVTATPLLFFAAGTRRAPLSLVGLLQFLTPVMQFIIGAWLLGEPMPLERWIGFALVWVALIVLTVDSLVAARRSRAAVAEVV from the coding sequence GTGAAGCAGACCGATCCGTCCCAGCAGCATGTCCTGGGCGGGGTCTACGCCTTCATCGCCTACTTCCTGTGGGGCTTCATGCCCCTCTACTTCCTGCTGCTGGCGCCGACCGGGCCGTGGGAGGTCGTCGCCTGGCGGGTGCTGCTCTCGCTGGTCTTCTGCGCCATCCTGCTGACCGTCACGCGGACGTGGGGAGCGCTCGTCGCGATCATGCGGCAGCCGCGGCTGATGCTGCTGACGGCGGTCGCCGGCATCCTGATCTACGTCAACTGGCAGGTGTTCCTGATCGGGACGCTCACCGGCCACGTCATCGAGACGAGCCTCGGCTACTTCATCAACCCGATCGTCACGGTGCTGCTCGGCGTCATCGTGCTGCGCGAGCGCATGCGCGTGACCCAGTGGGTCGCGATCGGCATCGCCGCGCTCGCCGTCGGGGTGATCGTCGTGGGGTACGGCGCCTTCCCGTGGATCGCCCTCTCGCTCGCGGCGTCGTTCGGCCTCTACGGACTGGTGAAGAAGCAGATCGGGCCGTCGGTCGACGCCGTCAGCGGGCTCACGCTCGAGACGCTGTGGCTCTCGCCGGTCGCGGCGGTGCAGCTCGCGCTCGTCGCCGCGACGACGGGCATCACGATGGGCAGCGCCGGCATCGGCCACGCGGTGCTGCTCTGCCTGGCGGGCGTGGTCACCGCCACGCCGCTGCTGTTCTTCGCGGCCGGCACGCGCCGGGCGCCGCTCAGTCTCGTGGGGCTGCTGCAGTTCCTCACGCCGGTGATGCAGTTCATCATCGGCGCGTGGCTGCTCGGCGAGCCGATGCCGCTCGAGCGCTGGATCGGCTTCGCGCTGGTCTGGGTCGCCCTGATCGTGCTGACGGTCGACTCGCTCGTCGCCGCGCGCCGCTCGCGGGCGGCTGTCGCCGAGGTGGTCTGA